One window of the Salvia splendens isolate huo1 chromosome 1, SspV2, whole genome shotgun sequence genome contains the following:
- the LOC121767190 gene encoding serine/threonine-protein phosphatase 7 long form homolog — translation MASSSTSRRRLLCGPEDPSVLYLQRQHVSNNIWAGVPSEDVRCRRYEGIIWDVPINPRVLAVIDEMGFGGMLRCGQPKDIDHHLITALIERWRPETHTFHFPVGEATVSLEDVEVLWGLKTDGEPLTGYIPSKDVNYWKDVCLDFLGFIPDAVDLKELNWKQTSLSNQLRIELSDDHEQYMYNQRARVYCLLLLGGLLIPNATGNKIPFFYLQFFMDIEQCASYSWGGATLACLYHNLCEAALGKRTDVGGALTLLQLWAWERIPIIRPQMLNPAPVDYLPCAVAWTGRASYVKAPGHCIETFRDQFSTMHANQFIWMPYDSRNLPDVCVAGRPIWTSMTTLICWNMVEPHMPQRVLRQFGIVQPYIPIVDRFHGSDFTKQDRRGKAGRNWVQWHANHIQDWHNRHDTVYVDLEYSMVPVATDEYMDWFRRITVVYLTKPGVHSHEGFHETATSHHYAVETLHKIRHFLREQDMSGRPDLFTISRMVEDGLQICGEAETMDHRPSQRSELDLDMPVRQKAKRRGKKKVGGESSSSRMDTQLVDDSEDDFVAPPPPRSAVRGRHSVSHTGGTGEDFGLSDQQSPPRSSARDDIDLENAVVEDTPPSRIPKTSFGKGIRSLFMRKRRDG, via the exons atggcatcttcttcaacttctcgtcgtcggctcttatgtggtcctgaggacccctccgtattatatctgcagagacaacacgtctctaataacatatgggcaggagtgccATCGGAAGACGTACGGTGTAGAAGATACGAAGGAATCATATGGGATGTTCCCATAAATCCTCGTGTTTTGGCGGTTATAGATGAGATGGGGTTCGGCGGGATGTTGAGGTGTGGTCAACCgaaagacattgaccaccatcttatcaccgctttgattgaacgttggaggccagagactcacacgtttcactttccagtcggtgaagcgactgtgagcTTAGaggacgtggaggtcttatggggcctcaaaACTGACGGTGAGCCTCtgacgggttacatccccagtaaggatgtcaactattggaaggatgtttgtttggattttcttgGCTTTATTCCAGATGCAGTTGATCTAAAAGAATTGAACTGgaagcagacaagcttatcaaaTCAACTGCGGATTGAGTTGAGTGATGACCACGAGCAATACATGTACAATCAACGTGCTCGTGTGTATTGTCTGCTGTTACTGGGTGGTCTACTGATCCCGAACGCTACCGGTAATAAAATTCCCTTCTTCTACCTTCagtttttcatggatatagaacaaTGTGCTAGCTATAGCTGGGGAGGTGCGACACTTgcctgcttgtaccacaatctaTGTGAAGCTGCACTTGGTAAGAGGACCGATGTCGGGGGAGCTCTTACATTGTTACAGCTGTGGGCTTGGGAAAGAATCCCAATTATTAGACCGCAGATGCTGAACCCCGCGCCCGTAGACTACTTACCATGTGCAGTCGC atGGACTGGTCGGGCCTCTTATGTAAAAGCACCGGGGCATTGCATTGAAACTTTCAGAGATCAGTTCTCAACAATGCATGCCAATCAG TTTATTTGGATGCCGTATGATTCGCGAAATCTGCCGGATGTTTGTGttgccggtcgtcctatatggacgtcGATGACAACACTAATCTGTTGGAATATGGTTGAGCCACACATGCCACAACGGGTGTTGCgacaatttgggattgtccaacctTATATCCCGATTGTCGACCGGTTCCACGGATCTGATTTTACGAAACAGGATCGACGTGGCAAAGCAGGTCGGAACTGGGTTCAGTGGCACGCCAATCATATACAAGATTGGCATAATAGGCACGACACGGTGTATGTTGATTTGGAGTACTCAATGGTGCCTGTTGCTACTGATGAGTACATGGACTGGTTTCGCCGGATAACCGTGGTGTACCTAACAAAACCTGGGGTGCATTCTCATGAGGGCTTCCATGAAACGGCGACCTCTCATCACTACGCG gtggagacccTTCACAAAATACGCCACTTTCTTAGGGAGCAAGACATGTCAGGACGGCCGGATTTATTCACCATTTCGAGAATGGTTGAAGATGGCCTCCAGATATGTGGGGAAGCTGAGACGATGGACCACCGTCCTTCACAGCGCTCTGAGCTGGACCTTGACATGCCCGTGCGGCAAAAAGCGAAGCGGCGTGGAAAGAAGAAAGTTGGTGGAGAGTCGTCATcatcaaggatggatactcagttggttgATGATTCTGAAGACGATTTTGtggctccacctccaccaagatctgccgTGCGGGGTCGTCACTCAGTCAGCCACACGGGTGGTACAGGAGAAGATTTCGGTCTCAGCGATCAACAatctccacctcggtcttctgCGAGAGACGACATTGATTTAGAGAATGCCGTCGTTgaagatactcctccgtctagaaTCCCTAAGACCAGCTTCGGGAAGGGAATCCGTAGTCTGTTTATGCGTAAAAGGCGAGACGGGTGA